The proteins below are encoded in one region of Candidatus Micrarchaeia archaeon:
- a CDS encoding HAD-IC family P-type ATPase, which yields MDIAGWLETVFSGRKKNAEMRNFEELLSAAHSEPREVLKRLGSRESGLAKSEARAKLRKYGLNKATGNGKHSRIRTVVEIFLNPLVALMSLMAIVSFLTAQFTTAVIIVLMVGISTILNYVQETKADRAAEKLKAMVQTTATVLRDGVEREIALRQLVPGDIVRLSAGDIVPADVRIVSSKDLFVNQSTLTGESVPVEKHAPREEGTHLFELQSVCFMGTSVESGTATAVVLLTGKNTYFGSIAESLEKNVETGFEKGIAGFTDLMVRFILLMAPAVFFINWFKGNGWFEAFLFALAVVVGLTPELLPMIITVNLAKGAVTMSAKKVIVKRLNSIQNLGAMNVLCTDKTGTLTQGKIILVKHIDLEGKENEQVLRYAYLNSYFQTGLKNVTDQAVLKHENLKQEMSIERNYKKIDEVGFDFQRRRMSVIVDDGMKHLFVCKGAIEETFSVCERAEIGGKKVLLKGTHLKKMKELARALNED from the coding sequence ATGGACATCGCGGGCTGGCTCGAGACCGTATTTTCAGGAAGGAAGAAGAATGCGGAAATGCGGAATTTTGAGGAGTTGCTTTCGGCTGCGCACAGCGAACCCCGCGAAGTCCTGAAAAGGCTCGGCTCCAGGGAAAGCGGGCTCGCGAAATCCGAGGCCAGGGCAAAGCTCAGGAAATACGGGCTGAACAAAGCCACGGGAAACGGAAAGCACAGCCGCATCAGGACCGTGGTGGAAATTTTCCTGAACCCGCTGGTCGCGCTCATGTCGCTCATGGCGATAGTTTCTTTTCTCACGGCGCAGTTCACAACTGCGGTAATAATAGTGCTCATGGTTGGGATAAGCACCATACTCAATTACGTCCAGGAAACGAAGGCGGACAGGGCCGCGGAGAAGCTCAAGGCCATGGTCCAAACTACCGCGACCGTGCTCAGGGATGGCGTGGAGAGGGAGATAGCGCTGAGGCAGCTCGTGCCCGGGGACATAGTGAGGCTTTCGGCAGGAGACATAGTGCCTGCTGATGTGCGAATAGTAAGTTCCAAGGACCTTTTCGTGAACCAGAGCACGCTCACCGGGGAGTCCGTCCCTGTGGAGAAGCACGCGCCGAGAGAAGAGGGAACGCATTTGTTCGAGCTGCAGAGCGTATGCTTCATGGGCACGAGCGTGGAAAGCGGAACTGCAACTGCGGTCGTGCTGCTCACTGGAAAAAACACCTATTTCGGCTCCATCGCGGAAAGCCTTGAGAAGAATGTGGAGACCGGATTCGAGAAGGGGATAGCGGGCTTCACTGATTTGATGGTAAGGTTCATACTGCTCATGGCCCCTGCGGTGTTTTTCATAAACTGGTTCAAGGGGAACGGATGGTTCGAGGCGTTCCTCTTCGCGCTTGCAGTAGTGGTTGGATTGACTCCTGAACTGCTCCCGATGATAATAACCGTGAACCTCGCGAAGGGAGCGGTCACCATGTCCGCGAAGAAAGTCATCGTGAAGAGACTCAACTCCATCCAGAACCTCGGGGCGATGAACGTGCTGTGCACGGACAAGACCGGGACGCTCACCCAGGGGAAGATTATACTGGTGAAGCACATTGATTTGGAGGGGAAGGAGAATGAGCAGGTGCTCAGGTACGCGTACCTAAACAGCTATTTCCAGACCGGGCTGAAGAACGTGACCGACCAGGCGGTGCTGAAGCACGAGAACCTGAAGCAGGAGATGAGCATAGAGCGGAACTACAAAAAAATTGACGAGGTGGGATTTGATTTCCAGAGAAGGAGGATGAGCGTCATTGTTGATGACGGAATGAAGCACCTGTTCGTGTGCAAGGGCGCGATAGAGGAAACTTTTTCCGTCTGCGAAAGGGCCGAGATTGGGGGAAAGAAGGTTTTGCTCAAAGGGACGCACCTGAAAAAGATGAAGGAACTGGCGCGCGCGCTCAACGAGGAC